The genomic stretch TTGAATTGGACATGCGGTAAGACAGGAGTGCTCAGGGCATGTCGCCTATGGGACTGTTTTGCGCCATATCACACGTGGCATTTCGACTCGGATTATGTTGATGTCACTCAGCACTTGAAAATGGATCCATATTTCGACAGACTCTTTTCGGATGCCCCCGAACAGGGATTTGAGCCTGTTATTGTGCCGCCAACTTGGAACAAGGGCGAGTATCACAAGAGCGTTGCGTCTGTCTGGTCTGCGGCCGCGCGCGAATTGTCTGATGCAAGGAACATCATCGTGATTGGCTATTCGCTTCCACCATCAGACGTTTTCTTTCATCACCTCTACGCTCTTGGGACAGTCGGAGATCACCCTTTACAGCGATTTTGGGTTTTTGATACTGATTCGTCTGGTGAGATCGAAAGACGTTATCGTGATCTGTTAGGTCCAGGTGCCCTGAGCCCTGTCTTCGCGAATAACCTATGCGGATTCAAGGATGCGATCCCGCTACTCGAAAGTGCGCTACTGGATCACGTTTGAGACTATCGAACCGAAGCGAAGTCTTACTTCGACCGGAGTTGGCATACATGGGGGTACGCTGGCGTTGTTACCTTTCGGCCGGGTTGTGTTCGCAGTTCAGGCCAGTGCGCCATTCGGCTCAACCCGGCTCGGCAGGCCTAAAAGGGGAGGGGCGACGCAGTCAGCCCCTACCACCCTTGTGAACGGCTTGTGAAACGCCTTGCACCCTCGTTTCTGCACGGATTCAGGCCAGATAAGGCACCTTCAAGAAGCCAATTTCGCACTTTTCAGGCGGTTTTTGGGGCCAAATTGACCTGAAAAAGCCCCTTCACAAACTCGTTCACAAACTTTCGCGGCACCTGAGGCGGGGCCGCAACCATCGAAACAGCGCCTCGCGCACCTCCCAGAGCCTGACCTTTTGTTCAACTCCCGTGTTTTGACAGCCTTTTGGCTTGACTTCAGTCTATTCCCGTCCTATATTCCAATAGGAAATGTCAGTCGCCTATCTACTGTTTTTGCAGTATATGCGTCGAAAATCTGTGCCTAATTCCATTGCTGATAAGGAATAAGGCAGTTCGTTTGGTAAAAAATATTTTTCTCCATGATCACCGACACCCCAATACCCGATAAGCATTACCCGTTCGCACAGGTGGAAGCCAAATGGCAGAAGCGGTGGGAAGAGCGGGGGACATACAAGTTTCACTGGGACTCGAAGAAGCCCAAGTTTTATGTGCTGACCATGTTCAGTTACCCCAGCGGGGACAAGCTGCATATGGGGCACTGGTACTGCTATGCACCGACGGACAGCTTTGCGCGCTTCAAACGCATGCAGGGCTATGAAGTGTTCGAACCGATGGGGTTCGACGCCTTCGGTCTGCCGGCGGAAAATTACGCGATCAAGACGGGGATCCACCCGGAAATCTCCACGCGGCGGAACATCGAGTTCATGCGCGAACAGCTTAAGCGCATCGGCGCGATGTACGACTGGGATTACGAGGTCGACACGTCCTCGCCCGAATACTACAAGTGGACGCAGTGGTGGTTCCTGCTGATGTACAAGCGCGGTCTGGCCTATCAGAAGAACGCGCTTGTCAACTGGTGCCCAAGCTGCCAGACCGTGCTCGCGAACGAACAGGTGCTGTCCGATAATACCTGTGAACGCTGCGGCTCGATTGTGGTCCGCAAGAACCTCAAACAGTGGTTCTTTGCCATCACCAAGTACAATCAGCGGCTGCTGGACGGTCTCGATACCATCGACTGGCCGGATAAGACCAAGGCCATGCAACGGTATTGGATTGGGAAGAGCGAGGGGACCGAAATCGAATTTCGGCTTGCAACCGCCCTCACCCCATCCCGGCCTTCCCCGCAAGCGGGGAAGGAGCATGGAGACGTGATCCGCGTGTTCACGACGCGGGCGGATACGCTGTTTGGGGTGACATGGGTGGTGATTGCGCCGGAGCATCCGCTGGCGGCGGTCATTGCTTCGGACGAGCGGAAGGGGATTGTGGCGGACTATATTCAGAACGCACTGTCGATCTCGGATGTGGACCGGGCTATGGCGGATCGGCCCAAGACAGGGGTGTTTACGGGCGCGTATTGCATCCATCCTCTCACGAGCGAAAAGCTGCCGGTGTGGATCGCGGACTATGTGATCGGCTCCTACGGCACGGGCGCGGTGATGGCTGTTCCGGCCCACGATGAACGGGATTACCAGTTTGCCAAGGAACACGGACTGCCGATAAAGGAAGTCATCAAACCCGCCGATGGCTCGGAAAGCACACTTGAGACTCAAGCGTACACTGAGTATGGCATCATGGCAAACTCGGTCGGATTTGACGGCCTGACCTCGAAAGAGGGGATCCATGCGGTAGGGGAGAGGCTCGAGCAACTCGGACAGGGGAAGGCAACCATTACCTGGCACTTGCGGGACTGGACGATTTCCCGGCAGAGGTTCTGGGGTGCGCCGATTCCGATTCTCTATTGCGAGAAGTGCGGGATTGTCCCCGTGCCAGAGAGTGATCTGCCGGTGCGGCTGCCGGAAGGTGTGACAGAGTATAAGCCGCAGGGGAAGTCACCACTTGAGACGGTGGACGAATTCGTGAATACCAAGTGTCCCAACTGCGGCGGTCCGGCCAAACGGGATACCGATACCATGGACACCTTCGTGGATTCCTCATGGTATTATATGAGATACCCCGACGCACGGCTACATACGGCGGCTTTCGACACAAACCACCTGAACAAGATGCTGCCGGTGGATCAGTATGTCGGCGGGCCGGAGCATGCGATGGGACATTTGATCTACTCGCGGTTCTTTGGCAAGGTGGCGCATGATGCCGGCTATCTGAATTATGAAGAACCCTTTAAGCGGCTCGTCCATCAGGGGATTATCCTGAACAAGGGCGAGCGGATGTCCAAGTCCAAGGGCAATGTGGTCGCGCCGGAGCCTGTGCTGAACAAATATGGCAGCGATGTGCTGCGCTGCTTCCTGATGTTCTCGGGTGACTATACTCAGGGTGGCGACTGGAGCGAAGCGGGAATTACCGGAATTGAGCGGTTTGTGGGCCGGGTTTACCGGCTGGCTCAAGCCATCCAAAGTGGCACGCCAGCGGCAGATAGCGCCGTTCCGGTCGAGTTGGATCGCAAGCTGCACCAGACCATTAAGGCCGTCTCCACGGACCTGCAGGACTTCCACTTCAATACCTGCCTGGCCCGGCTGATGGAATTGACAAACGCCATCTACTCCTGGGTCGGCCCGGAACTGAAGGATGTCAGGAAAAGTCCGGCATCCTTATCTATGCTGGAGATGCTGGCCAAATTGTTGGCCCCGCTGGCGCCGCATTTGGCCGAGGAAGTCTGGGAGATCGCCGGCCACGAGCAGACCATCTTCGACGAGCAGTGGCCGGAGTTCGATGCGGACAAGGCCAAGGAAGAGAATGTGACGATTGCGGTGCAGGTGAATGGCAAGCTGCGCGACACCGTGACGGTGGCGATCAATGCACCACAGGATGTCCTAACCGAGGCGGCGATGGCGCTGGAGAAGGTCCGGCCGCACTTCGAAGGGAAGCAGATTGTGAAGACGATTGTGGTGCCCAACAAGATTGTCAATATCGTTGTCAAATGAGATACGGGCCGAATGGCCCGCTATGGCAATACCAGAAAGAAGCCGGGCCGCAGGGTTCGGCTTTCTTCTTGGCCTGCCAAATAACACATAAGATATATTATGTTGAGTAGATATAGGAATTGAAGCCTTTTTGACGGCCCAAGCGGCCTGCTTCTGGAATGGCGGCAACGGGGTCCACCCCGCTCCGGATCAGACGGGATCGGTGAAGGTTTCGGTGGGCTCTTGGGTGCCGAGTTCACCCGGGCGGTTTCTGCCCTTCCACATGCGGACGGCCAGATAGACAATGGGGAGAATTCCACCCACAATGAACAGGGCATCCCCCGGCAGCCGAAGCCATTCGATAACTTTGACGAGCGGGCTGTTGAAGAACTCGGGTTGGCGGGCATGCCAGTAACTTTGATCGAGGGCCGTCTTGATCTGCAGCAGCCCGATGGGAAACAGGTTTACGAAGAGCATCCAGGCGAGTCCGAGGTTCAGGCTCCAAAAAGACCATCGCATGGCGAGTTCGCTGCCGCGATCTCGAGGAATAAAGTAGCGCGCAACGAACATGAAGAAGCCGAGCGCCAGCATTCCATAGACTCCCATCATGGCGCCATGGCCGTGGTTGGCGGTCCATTGCGTGCCGATCTCATAGTAGCTGACGATGGGAAGATTAATCAGGAATCCAAAGACGCCGGCACCGAGGAAGTTCCAGAATCCGACGGCGATCAGAAACATCACGGCCCACTTGTGGGGAAAATCTGCGCTTGCGGTACGGAGCATGGATGGCTGGTGTGGCGGAGCCCCGAGCTGCATGAAGCGCCAGGCCTCATAGGTCAGAAGAAGCAACGGAATGACTTCCATTGCGGAAAAGAAGGCACCCAGCGCCATGTGGATTGCAGGCGCACCGCTGAAGTACAGATGGTGCATGGTGCCGATTACCCCTCCAACGGAGTACAGAACAATGTCCAGATAGATGATCGTGGTGGCCATCCGGACGCGGACGACGCCGAGCAGGACGAAAATGTAGGCCACCGTAATGGTTGAGAAGAGTTCGAGGAAGTCTTCAACCCAAAGGTGAACGACCCAAAAGCGCCAGAAATCCATTTGGGCAAAATTGACATCTTTGCCGAAAACCATCCCTGCGGCGTAGAAGAGCGGAATCGAAATGGCGCTGTAGAGATACAGCCAGGGCATGTTGCCGCGATGCTCTCCTGAGAGCCGGCGGCGAAGGCCACGTATGAGAATAACAAGCCAGAGGATCATACCCACGGTCAAGAGGATTTGCCATAGCCGCCCCAAGTCCAAGTACTCCCAGCCTTGAGATCCGATCCAGAACCAAGGGCCCGCCGAGGTGATGACATTGTGCAGGCTGGCGGCTTCTCCGGCCAGACTGCCGACAACCACCAGAACCAGAGCCGCAAACAGCAGCAGAGCAAGTTTGTCCTGGCCTTTGGGTTCATGGCGGGCGATCATCGGTGTCAGGAAGATGCCGATGGCGAGAAAACTGGCCGCGACAAAGAACAGGGCGAGCTGCAAGTGCCACATGCGCGAAAGGTTGTAAGGAAGCCAGTCGGCGATGGGAAAGCCGTAGAAGCCTTTCATTTCTACATGATAATGGGCATTGACGCCGCCCAGCAGGCCTTGAAGGAGAAACAGCCCCGCGATCACGAGAAAATACCAAGGCACTGCGCGCTGGGACGGTGTCAGACGGAGCTGCTCCGGCGGCCGGAAGAGACGTGGTTCGGTGTCCCCCTCATCATGCCAGCCAAGCTGTTCATAGCGGCCAAAGGCGAAGAACACGGCTCCGGTTCCGCCAAGGAGGGCCACCAGACTAAGCACACTCCAGAGCAGAGCCGAACTGGTGGGACGATTTCCGGCGAGGGGCTCGGGGGGCCAATTGTTGGTGTAGGAGTAGGACTCCCCCGGCCGGGCTGTGGCGCCCGCCCACGCGGACCAGAAGAAGAAAGACGCGAGGCGTTTGACGTCCGCGCTATCCGAGATGGAAGGGCGCTGTAACTCGTTGCTGCTTCTCCCCTGCCGAAACCAGTCGGTATAGTAGGCGACCAGATTCCGGTACGCATCCGCCTGGGCGGGAGTTAGCGTTAACGTCTGGCTGACCGAATTGTAGGCGTTTTCTTTCCAGTCGTGTTCGACCCGATCCCGGGCCTCGGCATCGGAATGGCCTTGCGCCCGATAGAAGGCGAGCATGCTGACGGAACCGCGATGCAGCGCTTCGGCGGTGAAATCCGGCCCGAGATAGGCACCGTGCCCGAAGATGGTGCCGAACTGCATCAGGCCATATTTCTGGAAAAGGTGTTGCCCACCGACGATTTCATCTCCGCTGAAGAGCACATCTCCCTTATCGGTGCGAACTTCACGAGGGACTGGCGGCGAGCCGGTTGCGATGCGGGCGGCGAGGTATCCAAGAACGGCAAAACCAAACACGAACGTGATCACCGCGGCCTTGAGCCAGCGGGGCGAAACCACCATTCGATTGTTCTTGTCCATAGTTGCCTCTATGACGCGAGCAAATATGTGGAGGATTTCCGGTTGCTCCGGACTCCAACGCGACTGCCGCCTCGGCCCCGTCGCGTAGCCGGATCATGTGACTATGAATATTTTGGATCAGGAAAGGGCAGCGAGCATGTTGCAGCAAGTGGATAGTTAGATAGCGTCTCGATATGGTGCGGCGCAAATACGCAGAATGATGTTATCCTATTAACGTTTTGTTGCGCTCAAAAGAGCCCGCAAAATTCACTTTCTTGAAATTCTAAACATTGTCAGGGCAAAAAGAAAACCCGAACCAAGGGTCCGGGTTGCATATTCTGGATGGCCACCGTTTTCAGCGCGATAGTTCGACAGGCTGTAGGTGCGCTTCAAGCCGGTAGGCTTTGCCGGGGGCCAAGGTCAGCGTCTGGACATAGGGCAGATAGCCGCGATGGGCAATGCGAATTTCGACGGGGCCGGCGGGCAGCACTGCCATCCGGCAAGCGTTGGCGCGCTGCTTCTCCGTGGAAGCCCCGGTGAGGTCGATGCGGTCACAGCGGGCGAAAGTGACAGAACCTGCCGTAATCTGCGGCGCAGGAGCATTCACCCACACGACGAGCCGTGCCATGTTAGAGGTCGATCCTGTGGGATTGTAAGCAGACAGGTCTCCCTCCGGAAACAGGATTGCCGTGGAGGCCGGATGCAGGTTGCCACCGGCTGTAAGGATGGGGACGAGTTGCTCGGCAATACGAGCCGCTGCTGTGGGGAGATCCTCCCACAAATTCACGGTGGCGGAAACGGCGTAACCGGGGGGAATGTCCGTCGAGGCAGCGAGGCCAATGCGAGCGTCCACGCGGATCTGATGGGCGAACTCCCCGTAACTCCCGATGATAGCGTAATCCGCTCCCAAAGCACTCGAAGTGCGGGAGGCTAAGACCGGGTCGTTCCAAGTGGCCGGGGTTACCTTGTGAACCTTAATGTAATCTGATAGGTCGGATGGTGCAACAACCCTGATGGCAGGATATTTGGATAGGTCAGCCGTGATCATCTCCTGCAAGGCCTTGCGGTAATCGAGGATAGACTGCTTGCCATCAAACGTGTACAGCGAATCCATAATGGGATCGAATGGGAAAATGAGTACGCGCGGCTGCGCGAGAGCTGCGACGGTCAAGCAAAATAGGGCAAGGCC from bacterium encodes the following:
- a CDS encoding cbb3-type cytochrome c oxidase subunit I gives rise to the protein MDKNNRMVVSPRWLKAAVITFVFGFAVLGYLAARIATGSPPVPREVRTDKGDVLFSGDEIVGGQHLFQKYGLMQFGTIFGHGAYLGPDFTAEALHRGSVSMLAFYRAQGHSDAEARDRVEHDWKENAYNSVSQTLTLTPAQADAYRNLVAYYTDWFRQGRSSNELQRPSISDSADVKRLASFFFWSAWAGATARPGESYSYTNNWPPEPLAGNRPTSSALLWSVLSLVALLGGTGAVFFAFGRYEQLGWHDEGDTEPRLFRPPEQLRLTPSQRAVPWYFLVIAGLFLLQGLLGGVNAHYHVEMKGFYGFPIADWLPYNLSRMWHLQLALFFVAASFLAIGIFLTPMIARHEPKGQDKLALLLFAALVLVVVGSLAGEAASLHNVITSAGPWFWIGSQGWEYLDLGRLWQILLTVGMILWLVILIRGLRRRLSGEHRGNMPWLYLYSAISIPLFYAAGMVFGKDVNFAQMDFWRFWVVHLWVEDFLELFSTITVAYIFVLLGVVRVRMATTIIYLDIVLYSVGGVIGTMHHLYFSGAPAIHMALGAFFSAMEVIPLLLLTYEAWRFMQLGAPPHQPSMLRTASADFPHKWAVMFLIAVGFWNFLGAGVFGFLINLPIVSYYEIGTQWTANHGHGAMMGVYGMLALGFFMFVARYFIPRDRGSELAMRWSFWSLNLGLAWMLFVNLFPIGLLQIKTALDQSYWHARQPEFFNSPLVKVIEWLRLPGDALFIVGGILPIVYLAVRMWKGRNRPGELGTQEPTETFTDPV
- the leuS gene encoding leucine--tRNA ligase, whose protein sequence is MITDTPIPDKHYPFAQVEAKWQKRWEERGTYKFHWDSKKPKFYVLTMFSYPSGDKLHMGHWYCYAPTDSFARFKRMQGYEVFEPMGFDAFGLPAENYAIKTGIHPEISTRRNIEFMREQLKRIGAMYDWDYEVDTSSPEYYKWTQWWFLLMYKRGLAYQKNALVNWCPSCQTVLANEQVLSDNTCERCGSIVVRKNLKQWFFAITKYNQRLLDGLDTIDWPDKTKAMQRYWIGKSEGTEIEFRLATALTPSRPSPQAGKEHGDVIRVFTTRADTLFGVTWVVIAPEHPLAAVIASDERKGIVADYIQNALSISDVDRAMADRPKTGVFTGAYCIHPLTSEKLPVWIADYVIGSYGTGAVMAVPAHDERDYQFAKEHGLPIKEVIKPADGSESTLETQAYTEYGIMANSVGFDGLTSKEGIHAVGERLEQLGQGKATITWHLRDWTISRQRFWGAPIPILYCEKCGIVPVPESDLPVRLPEGVTEYKPQGKSPLETVDEFVNTKCPNCGGPAKRDTDTMDTFVDSSWYYMRYPDARLHTAAFDTNHLNKMLPVDQYVGGPEHAMGHLIYSRFFGKVAHDAGYLNYEEPFKRLVHQGIILNKGERMSKSKGNVVAPEPVLNKYGSDVLRCFLMFSGDYTQGGDWSEAGITGIERFVGRVYRLAQAIQSGTPAADSAVPVELDRKLHQTIKAVSTDLQDFHFNTCLARLMELTNAIYSWVGPELKDVRKSPASLSMLEMLAKLLAPLAPHLAEEVWEIAGHEQTIFDEQWPEFDADKAKEENVTIAVQVNGKLRDTVTVAINAPQDVLTEAAMALEKVRPHFEGKQIVKTIVVPNKIVNIVVK